Proteins encoded within one genomic window of Bombus pyrosoma isolate SC7728 linkage group LG13, ASM1482585v1, whole genome shotgun sequence:
- the LOC122574123 gene encoding uncharacterized protein LOC122574123 isoform X2, which translates to MDKVLDSLREKGILTDDIQDKFSNLLPDHAKEKLSSIFQRYQDLDSEGKQQFMDEVVEMFRKKMQSSSSLYSLYYTLFYSQPYTIFIFAVLFIAFILVFFVYKLFKCLSERESKREEKKKNKQMKKKK; encoded by the exons ATGGATAAAGTTTTGGATTCGTTGCGTGAGAAGGGTATATTGACCGACGATATACaggacaaattttcaaatctccTCCCGGACCATGCCAAGGAAAAATTGTCCAGCATATTTCAGCGATATCAAGATTTGGACAGTGAAGGAAAGCAACAATTTATGGATGAAGTAGTCGAAAtgtttagaaaaaaaatgcaaagtaGTTCGAGCTTATATTCACTGTATTATACATTGTTTTATTCTCAGCCGTacactatttttattttcgctgTGCTATTTATAGCTTTCATTCTTG TGTTCTTTGTCTACAAATTATTCAAGTGCTTGTCGGAGAGGGAGTCGAAGCgggaggagaaaaagaagaataaacagatgaagaaaaaaaagtaa